Proteins encoded within one genomic window of Amorphoplanes friuliensis DSM 7358:
- the fabF gene encoding beta-ketoacyl-ACP synthase II, with amino-acid sequence MSTTDVVVTGLGATTPLGGDVASTWDAMLAGRSGVRALTQEWAAQLPVRIAAHLAVDPSEVMERVKLRRLDRSESIALIAAHQAWNDSGLKDSGLDPERLAVSFGSGIGGAQTLLNQDDILEASGPRRVSPHTVPMLMPNGPAAWVGLELGAQAGVHSMASACATGAEALSLGLDLIRSGRADVVMAGGTEAVIHPLPIAGFASMRAMSTRNDEPEKASRPWDKGRDGFVLGEGAGALVLERADHAAARSARVYARLAGAGITSDGYDIVQPHPEGLGAIRAITKALADAGVSKSDIVHVNAHATSTPVGDMAEIAALHAAIGDHPVLTSTKSMSGHLLGAAGALESIATILAIRDSVVPPTINLDDPDDALSLDVAAHKPRQLDIPAALNNSFGFGGHNVALVFTRA; translated from the coding sequence ATGAGCACCACAGACGTCGTCGTCACCGGGCTCGGCGCGACGACCCCGCTCGGCGGGGACGTCGCGTCCACCTGGGACGCCATGCTTGCCGGCCGCTCCGGGGTGAGGGCTCTCACCCAGGAGTGGGCCGCGCAGTTGCCTGTCCGCATCGCCGCCCATCTCGCGGTCGATCCCTCCGAGGTCATGGAACGCGTCAAGCTGCGCCGGCTCGACCGCTCGGAGTCGATCGCCCTGATCGCCGCGCACCAGGCCTGGAACGATTCCGGCCTCAAGGACTCGGGTCTCGACCCCGAGCGCCTCGCCGTCAGCTTCGGCAGCGGCATAGGGGGTGCGCAGACCCTGCTCAACCAGGACGACATCCTGGAGGCTTCCGGCCCGCGGCGGGTCAGCCCGCACACCGTGCCGATGCTGATGCCCAACGGCCCCGCCGCCTGGGTCGGTCTCGAGCTCGGCGCCCAGGCGGGCGTTCACTCGATGGCCAGCGCCTGCGCGACCGGCGCCGAGGCCCTCTCCCTGGGTCTGGACCTGATCCGCTCCGGCCGGGCCGACGTGGTCATGGCCGGTGGCACCGAGGCTGTGATCCACCCGCTGCCGATCGCCGGTTTTGCCTCGATGCGGGCGATGTCCACCCGCAACGACGAGCCCGAGAAGGCCTCCCGGCCGTGGGACAAGGGCCGCGACGGTTTTGTGCTCGGTGAGGGCGCCGGTGCGCTCGTGCTCGAGCGGGCCGACCACGCCGCCGCCCGCAGTGCCCGGGTCTACGCCCGGCTCGCCGGCGCCGGCATCACCTCGGACGGCTACGACATCGTGCAGCCGCACCCCGAGGGTCTGGGCGCGATCCGGGCCATCACCAAGGCGCTCGCCGACGCGGGGGTGTCGAAGTCCGACATCGTGCACGTCAACGCGCACGCCACGTCCACGCCGGTCGGTGACATGGCGGAGATCGCCGCGCTGCACGCCGCGATCGGTGATCACCCGGTCCTCACCTCGACCAAGTCGATGTCCGGGCACCTGCTCGGCGCGGCCGGGGCGCTGGAGTCGATCGCCACGATCCTGGCGATCCGCGACAGCGTGGTGCCGCCGACGATCAACCTGGACGACCCCGACGACGCCCTGTCGCTCGACGTGGCCGCCCACAAGCCCCGTCAGCTCGACATCCCGGCCGCCCTGAACAACTCGTTCGGCTTCGGTGGCCACAACGTCGCGCTGGTCTTCACCCGGGCGTAA
- a CDS encoding acyl carrier protein, whose translation MATRAEITSGLAEILEEVAGVNPDDVAEEKSFTDDLDVDSLSMVEVVVAAEEKFGVKIPDNEVQNLKTVGDAVSFIEANH comes from the coding sequence ATGGCAACCCGCGCTGAGATCACTTCCGGCCTCGCCGAGATCCTCGAGGAGGTCGCCGGGGTGAACCCGGACGACGTCGCCGAGGAGAAGTCCTTCACCGACGACCTGGACGTCGACTCGCTGTCCATGGTCGAGGTCGTGGTGGCCGCCGAGGAGAAGTTCGGCGTCAAGATCCCCGACAACGAGGTCCAGAACCTCAAGACCGTCGGCGACGCCGTGTCCTTCATCGAGGCGAATCACTGA
- a CDS encoding beta-ketoacyl-ACP synthase III — protein sequence MTAGSRIVAMGHYQPSRVVTNDDLAKIVDTNDAWIRDRVGIAERRVADAESVADMATFAAEKALAGSGLSAADIDMVVVATCSSIDRCPNVATRVAAKLGINAPAAMDLNTACSGFSYALGTADHAIRAGASRNALVIGAEKLSDLTDWTDRTTAVLFGDGAGAAVVSAVPDGEQSGVGPVLWGSAPEKGDVLRIEGWQPYIKQEGQSVFRWATTALAPFALQACERAGVRPEELAAFVPHQANTRIIDGIVKRLGLGPDVVIAKDLVESGNTSAASVPLALSKLVERREVPAGAPVLLFGFGGGLTYAGQVIRCP from the coding sequence ATGACCGCGGGTTCCCGCATCGTCGCGATGGGCCACTACCAGCCCTCGCGTGTAGTCACCAACGACGACCTCGCCAAGATCGTCGACACCAACGACGCCTGGATCCGGGACCGCGTCGGCATCGCCGAGCGCCGGGTCGCCGACGCCGAGTCGGTCGCCGACATGGCGACCTTCGCCGCCGAGAAGGCCCTGGCCGGCTCCGGCCTGTCCGCCGCCGACATCGACATGGTGGTGGTCGCGACGTGCTCGTCGATCGACCGCTGCCCGAACGTCGCCACCCGCGTCGCCGCCAAGCTCGGCATCAACGCCCCGGCGGCCATGGACCTCAACACCGCGTGCTCGGGCTTCTCGTACGCCCTGGGCACGGCCGACCACGCCATCCGCGCGGGTGCCAGCCGCAACGCCCTCGTCATCGGCGCGGAGAAGCTGTCCGACCTCACCGACTGGACCGACCGCACCACGGCGGTCCTGTTCGGTGACGGCGCCGGCGCGGCCGTGGTCTCCGCCGTTCCCGACGGCGAGCAGTCCGGCGTCGGGCCGGTGCTGTGGGGCTCGGCACCCGAGAAGGGCGACGTGCTCCGGATCGAGGGCTGGCAGCCGTACATCAAGCAGGAGGGCCAGAGTGTCTTCCGGTGGGCGACCACCGCGCTGGCGCCGTTCGCCCTGCAGGCCTGCGAGCGGGCCGGCGTCCGGCCGGAGGAGCTCGCGGCGTTCGTGCCGCACCAGGCCAACACCCGCATCATCGACGGCATCGTGAAGCGCCTGGGCCTCGGCCCGGACGTGGTCATCGCGAAGGACCTGGTCGAGTCCGGCAACACCTCCGCGGCAAGTGTGCCGCTGGCCCTGTCCAAGCTGGTCGAGCGGCGCGAGGTGCCCGCGGGCGCCCCCGTCCTGCTCTTCGGTTTCGGCGGCGGCCTCACCTACGCCGGACAGGTCATCCGCTGCCCGTAA
- a CDS encoding ACP S-malonyltransferase, with the protein MLAVLSPGQGSQKPGFLSPWLGLPGAEARLRWWSALAGVDLIHLGTEAGADEIKDTARTQPLLVAAALLAAEQLPLHNVDVVAGHSVGELGAAAIAGVVPAEAAIALAGLRGREMAAACALEPTGMSAVLGGDADEVVATIERHGLFPANRNGAGQIVAAGSLDGLAKFAAEPPAKARVITLQVAGAFHTPFMAPAEQALSAVAGGVTVTDPSRVLLSNLDGTAVADGAEMLQRLVRQVTAPVRWDLVMGTLRELGVTGVLELPPAGTLAGLVKRELKGDGAPEIVTLNTPDDLDAARDLIARHGTAAGPAASTSGQSQ; encoded by the coding sequence GTGCTCGCCGTACTCTCGCCCGGCCAGGGCTCCCAGAAGCCCGGCTTCCTCTCCCCGTGGCTCGGCCTTCCCGGCGCCGAGGCGCGCCTGCGCTGGTGGTCGGCGCTCGCCGGGGTCGACCTGATCCACCTCGGCACCGAGGCCGGTGCCGACGAGATCAAGGACACCGCGCGCACCCAGCCCCTGCTCGTCGCCGCCGCCCTGCTCGCGGCCGAGCAGCTCCCGCTGCACAACGTCGACGTGGTTGCCGGTCACAGCGTCGGTGAGCTGGGCGCCGCAGCGATCGCCGGTGTGGTGCCGGCCGAGGCCGCCATCGCCCTCGCCGGTCTCCGCGGCCGCGAGATGGCCGCCGCCTGCGCCCTCGAACCCACCGGCATGAGCGCCGTCCTCGGTGGTGACGCCGACGAGGTGGTCGCCACGATCGAGCGCCACGGGCTCTTCCCGGCCAACCGCAACGGCGCCGGTCAGATCGTCGCCGCGGGCTCGCTCGACGGGCTCGCGAAGTTCGCCGCCGAGCCGCCGGCCAAGGCGCGGGTCATCACCCTCCAGGTCGCCGGCGCGTTCCACACACCGTTCATGGCTCCGGCCGAGCAGGCCCTGAGTGCCGTCGCCGGTGGTGTCACCGTCACCGACCCGTCCCGCGTCCTGTTGTCGAACCTGGACGGCACCGCGGTCGCCGACGGCGCGGAGATGCTGCAGCGCCTGGTCCGGCAGGTCACCGCCCCGGTCCGCTGGGACCTGGTGATGGGGACCCTGCGCGAGCTCGGTGTCACCGGCGTTCTCGAGCTGCCCCCGGCCGGCACCCTGGCCGGGCTGGTCAAGCGTGAGCTCAAGGGCGACGGCGCCCCCGAGATCGTCACGCTGAACACCCCGGACGACCTGGACGCCGCCCGCGACCTGATCGCCCGGCACGGCACCGCCGCCGGTCCGGCCGCCAGCACCAGCGGGCAGTCGCAGTGA